GGGCGACTCGAAGTACCGGGTCAGCGCCGTGTCCGTGCCCCCGACCAGGACCGCCGGCCGCACCACGGTCACGTTCAGCCCCGGATGCGCCCGCGGCGCGCGCCGCCCCAGCCGCTCGACCTCCAGCAGGTCGCCGACCCCGGTGGCCTCGGCCGTCGCCCGCAGCTCGGCGTCCTCCGACAGCGGCAGCTCGTTGTCCGGCAGCGCCCCGTAGACCATCGCGGACGTGCACAGCACCACCCGGTGCACCCCGGCCGCCGCCGCGGCGGTCAGCACGGTCTGCGTGCCCCGCACGTTGTACGCCGTGCGGGCGGCCGCGTCGCTCCCCAGGTCGAGGTCGAGCGCCAGGTGCACCACCACGTCCACGCCGCGCAGCTTGTCCGCGATGGCGGGGTCGCGCACGTCGAGGATGTGCCACCGCGCCGCCGCGCACTCCCCGCGCCGCTCGTCGATGGCGACGACCTGCCTGACCTCCCCGGAGGCGGCGAGCCGCTCGGTGAGCAGGGCGCCGACCCCGGTGGCGGCGCCGGTGACCGCGACGACGGGTCCGCGCACGGCGGAGGGGACGGACGGGTTTCGCGCTGCGCGAACCTGTGGATCTGGGGAACTCACCGGGCGTCTCCAGCGGTTGTCTTCTGTACGGGCGCGAGTGAGGCGTACGTACCAGGTGCATCCATCCTGCCGCAGGCTTTCCGTGGGCGAAGCACCGAGGCCCGATCGGGCCCAGGTGTCTACGCTGGGTGGTGACGTCGGGCAGCCGCGCCGCCGGAGAGAACCGGTGGCCTTACCAGCCGAGGAATCCCGTGAGTGACACCCCATTCGGATTCGGCCTTCCGCCGGAGGAGCCGGAAGACGGCGACGAGGGCAAGAAGAAGGAACGGAGCGGCGGTGGGCAGGGACCGGGCAATCCGTTCGGTTTCGGTGGCCTGCCGGGAGCCGGCGGCTTCGGCGGCCCCGGCGCCGACAATCCGCTCGCAGCCATGTTCGGTTCGCTGAACCCCACCGACCTGGGCGCCGCGTTCCAGCAGCTCGGCCAGATGCTCTCCTACGAGGGCGGCCCGGTGAACTGGGACATGGCCAAGCAGATCGCCCGCCAGACGGTCTCCCAGGGCACCCCGGACGGCGTCAAGGACGCGAGCGTCGGCCCCGCCGAGCGTTCCGCGGTCCAGGAGGCCGTCCGCCTGGCCAACCTGTGGCTGGACGACGCCACGTCCCTGCCGTCGGGCGCCGCCTCCGCGGTGGCCTGGTCCCGCGCGGAGTGGGTCGAGGCGACCCTGCCCGCCTGGCAGGAACTGGTCGACCCGGTCGCCGAGCGGGTCGGCGCGGCCATGGGCGACGTCCTGCCGGAGGAGATGCAGGCCATGGCGGGCCCGCTGATCGGCATGATGCGCTCGATGGGCGGCGCCATGTTCGGCACCCAGATCGGGCAGGCCGTCGGCGTCCTCGCGGGCGAGGTCGTCGGCTCCACCGACATCGGCCTGCCGCTCGGCCCGGCCGGCCGGTCCGCGCTGCTCCCGGCCAACGTGGAGGCCTTCGGCAAGGACCTCGGCGTGCCGCGGGAGGAGGTGCGGCTCTACCTCGCGCTGCGCGAGGCCGCCCACCAGCGCCTCTTCGCGCACGTGCCGTGGCTGCGCTCGCACCTGTTCGGCGCGGTCGACGGCTACGCGCGCGGCATCAAGGTCGACACGGCCAAGCTGGAGGACGTGGTCGGCCAGTTCGACCCGCAGAACCCCGAGCAACTGCAGGACGCGCTGCAGCAGGGCATGTTCCAGCCGGAGGACACGCCCGAGCAGAAGGCGGCCCTGGCCCGTCTGGAGACCGCCCTGGCACTCGTCGAGGGCTGGGTGGACGCGGTGGTCCACGCCGCCGCGAAGCCGCGCCTGTCGTCGGCCGACGCCCTGCGCGAGACCCTGCGCCGCCGCCGTGCCACCGGCGGCCCGGCCGAGCAGACCTTCGCCACGCTGATCGGCCTGGAACTGCGTCCGCGCCGGCTGCGCGACGCCTCCCGCCTGTGGGCCTCGCTCACGGACGCCCGCGGGGTCGACGGCCGGGACGCCCTGTGGCACCACCCGGACATGCTGCCCACGGCCACCGACCTGGACGACCCCGACGGCTTCGTGCACCGCGAGCAGCTGGACTTCTCCGAGCTGGACAAGATGCTCGGCGAGGCCGCGGACCGGCCCGGCCCGCGCAAGGAGGACGACGGCGAGCCCGAGGACGACGGCACCCAGTGAGCCTGTACGACGACGCGGTCCTCGTCCTGAAGGGACACGAGGGCCAGGACGAACTGCGCCAGGCCTACCTGGACCACCTCGGCGCGCATCCGGACGGCATGTGGAAGGCCTGCTCCGCGGGACACCTCACGGCCAGCGCCCTGGTGATCGACCCCGGGCGCGGCCGGGTCCTGCTCACCCTGCACAGGAAGCTGCGCATGTGGCTGCAGATGGGCGGCCACTGCGAGCCGCAGGACGCCTCCCTGGCGGCGGCGGCGCTGCGCGAGGCTACCGAGGAGTCCGGGATCGGCGAACTGGAGCTGCTGCCCGGCGGCCCGGTGCGCCTGGACCGGCATCCGATCCCGCCGCCGTGCCACTTCCACTTCGACGTCCAGTACGCGGCGCTGGCCCCGCGCGACGCCGAGCACGCCATCAGCGACGAGTCGCTGGACGTGCGCTGGTTCGCCTACGACGAGGTGGCGGACGTGGCCGACGCGTCCGTCGTGCGCCTGCTCGACGCCGCGCGGGCCAGGCTCTGAACGGGTGAGGGGTGGCCGCGCTCGCGGCCACCCCTCGCGCCCGGCTCAGCTCCAGACGTTGCCCTGGTTCTGTCCGCGCGCCCCGTGCTGTCCCATGCCGAACTGCGCGGCGAGGCCCTGCCCGATCTGCGCGTGCTGCGGCGGGAGCAGCTCGCTGGGCTGGACGAGCGCGAACCCGGAGCCCATGAAGCTCAGCTCCCAGCCCTCACCGGTGGCGCCGCGGCGCCGCCACACCCCGGAGGAGTGCGTCTGGGCCTGCATCTGCACCCGCAGTCCGGTGGACCAGGCGACGATGGCGTCGGCGTCGCAGTTGACGTACTTGTCCGGCGTGACCTGCACCAGCAGCGGCGCGCCCGACGTCATCAGGGCGACCTTGCCGCGTCCGGTGATGTTGAGCTGGTACTTCCCGGACCCGGAGATGCCGTAGAGGCTGTCGACGGCGATGACCTCGTGGTGCAGCGAGGAGTCCATGGCGAGGACGTAGGCGCTGTCGACGGTCAGCCCGTCCTGCTCGACGTCCATGAGGTGCACGTACTGGGCGAGGTTGGCGAGGAAGACCGTGCCCTGCCCGTGGCAGCGCATCAGGTCCAGGCCCTCGCCGGTGTGCGCCCGGGAGCGGCGCTGGTGGTTGCTGCGGTACTCGGCGTCGAACTCGACGAGCCCCTGGTAGGCGACCATGGTGCCCTTGCGGGCGAGGATGTCGTCGTGGCCCTCCAGGGCGACGCGGAGCATCTGCTTGTTCTGCAGGCTCCAGCGCTCCTGGGTCTGCAGGTCGTTGTGCGCGAAAAGCGGGCTCTGCATGGTGTTCTGGATTCCCCCTCAACCCCGGAACCGGAGGCGGTCGGTGCTGTCCTCGCTGGGCTGGACGACGACGATGCCCTGGCCGGAGAAGGCCATCTGGTAGGCCTCGCCGCTGCCCCGGCCGATCAGCGACTGGGCCCTGAAGCTGCGCTTGCCCTTCACCTTCAGGTTCGGGGACCAGGCCACCAGCGCGTCCGGGTCGACGTACGTCTCGTCCTCGCCGCCGCCGCAGTCGACGACGATCGGCTTGCCCCGGGAGGTCAGCGCGACCCAGCCCTGCCCGGAGATCCGGGTGTTCCACAGGCCCTGCCCGGCGAACTTCGCGAGCCCCTTGACCCGCTCGACACCCCAGGTGAGGTGGGCGTCGAAGGCGAGCAGGTTGGTGGCGTTGACGGAGATGCCGTCGCCGTTGAGGTTGATCACGACGACGTCGGCGCCGTAGTCGGCGAGGTAGAGCAGGCCGTCGCCGGAGCACTTCATCAGCGGGGCGCCCTCGCCGGTGACCCAGTCGCGGGCGATCTGGCGGACGGCCGGCGGGTTGGGCTCGTACTGGATGAAGCCTTCGTAGGCGACCATCGACCCCACCCGCGCGAGGAGGTCGTGGCCGGTCTGCATGGCGACCTTCAGCATGTGGCTGCCGTGGTTCTCCATGCGGGCGCGGACGGGTGCGGGGGCGTGGCCCGCGAGCGGCTGGTTCATGACGGGCTCCCTCAGACCTCGTACGGCTGGACGACGATGAAGTTGCCGGGCGCGCCCCGGAACTGGAGGTTGACGCTCTCCCCGGTGTCGCCCGGGTAGGCGTTGCGGCGCATGCGGACCTGGCTGGAGACGATCACCTGGGAGGCGGCCGACCAGGCGACCACCGCGTTGCAGTCGGCGAAGGTCGTCGGCGTCACGGGCAGCACGACGGGCGTGCCGTGCGTCTTGACGACGAGCGTGCCGGTGCCCTCGAACCGCATGGTGAACAGCGCGCCCCCGGGGATGCCGTGCCCCTCGATGCGGCGGACCTCGTACTGGAGTCCCTCGTCGAAGGCGAGGACGTTCTCGGCGGACACGCAGATCGCGTCGCCCTGCAGTTCGACGGGGTGCAGGTGGGCGGAGTTCTCGGCCAGGAACACCTGGCCCTGGCCGGTGCAGCGCATCAGCTGCATCTCCTGGCCGGTGGCGTTGCCCACGAGGCGTCCGGCGAACCCGGCGCCCTTGTAGCCGAAGTCGACCTTGCCCTGATAGAGCACCATGCTGCCCTGCCGGGCCAGCACGGGCTGACCGCCGACGCCGAGGTCGACGCGGACCAGTTTGCCGTTCTGCTGCGTCCAGCGCTGCCCGGTGGGGGCCTCCTTGAACCTCTGGAGCGCGGCCGTCACACCGGCACCGCCCTGGAGGGAGCCCTGCGGCACCCCGTGGGCGGCGGCCCCGCCGCCGGGCGCCTGCCCGTACGGGGGCTGCTGGCCGTAGCCCGGCGGCACGGGGGGCCCGGGCGGGCCGTCCGGTGCGGGCTGCCCGCCGTACCCCGGGGGCAGGGGGGCGCTGGGCGCACCACCGAACGACGACTGCTGCGGCGGCCGGCCGAACGGCGCGGGCGGGACCGTGCCGGGCGGCGGGGCCAGGGGGGCGACGACCGTCGGGGCGGCGTGCACGTTCGGGGCGGGCGCGGGTGCCGGCGGCGGGGTCGCGCCGGGCGGCGGGGCGAAACCCGGCGCGGCGGGCTGCGGCACGGGGGCGGCCGGGGCGCCGAACGGGGGCGGTGCGGCGGCCTGGGCGGGCGGCGCGAAGGCGGGGGCCGCGCCGGTCCGCGGCGGCTCCGCGGCGGCGGGCGCCTCCTCCTCCAGCACCTCGCCGCCGAAGTTCTTCAGCAGCGCCTCCAGCCCGCCGTCGAAGCCCTGCCCGACGGCGGCGAAGCGCCACCCGTCCTTGAAGTAGAGGTCACCGAGCATCACGGCCCGCTCGGTGGAGAACTCCGACCCGTCGAAGGAGTACCGCGCGACCTCCTCGCCACCGGCCACGATGCGCAGGTACCCGGGGGCGACCTGCGACATCCGTCCGGCACCGTCGATGGTCGCGGTGAAGGACAGCTTGCGGACGTGCGGGGGGACACGGTCCAGCGTGACCCGGAACGACTCGGTGTCGCCCGCCTGGGCGCCCAGCAGCCGGACGGACTCCTCGGGGGTCTTCGGCTGGTTGAAGAAGACGAAGTACCGGTCGTCGGAAAGGCGCTCGTCGGCGTCCAGACCGAAGCAGCTGATGTCGAAGGTCAGTCCGGGACCGGAGATCTGCACGCCCACGTACAGATCCGTGCCCGCCGTGAGGTCGCTGATCCTGGCCTTGTGGCCGCGTTGGAATTCCCTGGCCATGTGTGACGACCGTCCCCCATCCCGAATGCGAGTGCGTCGCGCCAGGCTAACCGCAAAGTCCGGCGGTGGACGCGGTCGGCGGCAGTCGGTACAGACCCGGTACACAACGGGCCGGAGTCCGCGGGGGCCGCCGCACGGGGGCGGCTCACTCCTCCTGGGTGCCGGGGGGGTGCGGCAGCCGGGCGGCGGCGACCACCCCCTCGAGGTAGCCGCGGGCCCGCTCGGTGCGCGGGTAGGCCTCCAGCAGCCGCCAGAAGTCCGGCCCGTGGCCCGGCACGAGCAGATGCGCCAGTTCGTGGCAGAGCACGTAGTCGACGACGTACTCCGGCATCCCCTGCAGCCGGTGCGACAGGCGGATGCTGCCCTCGGCCGGCGTGCACGAACCCCAGCGGGTGTTCTGGTTGGTGACCCAGCGCACGGAGGCGGGGCGGGCCCGGCCGCCGAGGTACTGGGCCGACAGCCGCCCGGCGCGCTCGACCAGCTCGGCGTCGCCGAGCACGCGCCTGCTCTCCTGGGCGGCCAGTTTGCCGAGCATGACGGTGACCCAGCGCTGTTCCTCCGCCGCGGACATCCGGGCGGGGATCAGCACGACGGTGCGATCGCCCTCGCGGTACGCGGAGACCGTCCGGCGGCGCCGGGTGCTCCTGCGGACCTCGATCGTGTTCGGCCCGGAGCCGCCCGGCGGCTGGCTCGTCGTGCTGCGCTGTGGCTTTCCGGCGCGGTGCGGTGGGTCGGCGGACACGTCCCGACGTTACCCGCTGGGCCGGGCCGGTGTCCCGGCGGTGGGACGGTCCGGCGGCCGGCGCCCACCGTGCGCCGGATCCGTACGACCGACGGGACCGGCCCGGGCGACCGGTTCGTACGACGATCATCCCCTGCCTGTGGACAACGTTCGCCGTCCGGTGGCCCGGCCGGGCATGCTGGCAGACGTCGGCGGGGCGCGACCGGCCCCGCCGGGGGCGGAGACGTCCGGACGCCCCGGAGACCTCCCGGGGAACTCTCGACGGATACGGGGACTGTCATGCATCCGATGGTGAAGCCGGCGCTGCGGCGCGGCTGGCGCGACCTGCACACCGTGCAGTTCGGGATGACGCCGGCGCACGCGATGACACTGGGGCCGGTGGACACGGCGACGGGCAGCTTCCTGGACCTGCTCAACGGCACCCGCGGCCTGCCCCTGCTGCGTGCGGAGGGCCGCCGCATGGACCTGCCGGACGGGCACGTCGACGCGCTGGTGGAGCGGCTCGGCCGGGCGGGACTGCTCGACGACGCCCGTGGCGGCGGGCCGGCCGCGGACGCGCTGCGCGAGAAGGAGGACGTGCTGGAGCGGCTGCGCCCGGACCTGGCCTCGCTGAGCCTGACCACGTCGGAACCGGGCGCGGCACTCGGCCGGCTCGCGGCCCGCCGCTCGCTGCGGGTCCAGGTGCGCGGCGCCGGACGGGTCGGGGCCGTGCTGGCGTCGGTGCTGTCGGGCGCGGGGGTCGGCGAGGTCGACGTGCGGGAGGCGGGCCGCGTGGAACCGTGGGACGTGGCTCCGGGCGGGCTGCCCGCCGAGTCGGTCGGCGAGCGCCGGACCGACGCGGCGCGCGCCGCCGTCCGCCGTGCGGCGCCGGACCGCCCGCCCCGCCGCGCCCGCCCCGTCCGCGCGTCGGCCGCCCGCCCCCGCGCCACGGAGGAGACCGGCTTCTCGCTGGTGGTCCTCGCCCCCCGGGACGGGGTCGCCGTGCAGGCCCCGGACCCGTTCGCCGCCGAACCGCTGATGGCCTCGGGCACACCGCACCTGTACGCCGGAGTGGTGGAGGGCACCGGCGTGGTGGGGCCCTTGGTCCTGCCCGGGGAGACGGGCTGCGCGGACTGCCTGCACCGGGAGCGCGCGGAGCGGGACCCGGTCTGGCCCCGGCTCGTCGCCCAGTGGCGTTCCGGCAGGGCCCGGCAGGTGGGACCCTGTGACGTGGCGCTGGCCACCACGGTGGCCGGACTGGCCGCCGCGCACGCCCTCGCCTTCCTCGACGGGCAGTCGCCGTCCAGCGCGGGCGCGCGCTGGGAGGCGTCCCTGCCCGGTCTGGACTGGCACGCACGACCGGTGCGGCCGCACCCGGCGTGCGCGTGCGGGGCGGCGAGGAAGAGCAGGGCGGAGCACTCCCCGACCGGTGGGGAGCCGCGCGGGACAATGGCTGTGCAACGGCCGTCGACGGAGCGACGACGCGAGGCAGGCGCGGCGCGGCCGACTGGGACTAGGAGGGCGCATGTCTGATCTTCCCCGGAAGGCGGTCACCCGGACCGCCAAGCTCGCCGCGCTCCCGCTCGGCTTCGCCGGCCGGGCGACCTGGGGGCTGGGCAAACGGATCGTGGGCGAGTCCGCGGAGATCGTCGGCCGCGAGCTGCAGCAGCGCACGGCGGAGCAGCTGTTCAAGGTGCTCGGGGAGCTGAAGGGCGGCGCGATGAAGTTCGGGCAGGCCCTGTCCGTCTTCGAGTCCGCACTGCCGGAGGAGGTCGCCGGCCCCTACCGTGCGGCGCTGACCAGACTCCAGGAGGCGGCGCCGCCGATGCCGACGCGCACGGTGCACGGCGTGCTCGCGCAGCGGCTGGGCGCGCACTGGCGCGAACTGTTCCTGGAGTTCGAGGACAAGCCCGCGGCGGCGGCCTCGATCGGCCAGGTACACCGGGCGGTGTGGCACGACGGCCGTGAGGTGGCGGTCAAGGTGCAGTACCCGGGCGCGGGTGAAGCCCTGCTGTCCGACCTGACCCAGCTGAGCCGTTTCGCCCGGCTGCTGGGACCGCTCATCCCCGGCATGGACATCAAACCGCTGATCGCCGAGTTGCGGGACCGCGTCTCGGAGGAACTGGACTACGCGCTGGAGGCACAGGCCCAGGAGGCGCACGCGCGGGAGTTCGCGGACGACCCGGACGTGGTGGTGCCGGCGGTGGTGCACCAGTGCGAGCAGGTCCTGGTCACCGAGTGGATCGACGGGGTCCCGCTGTCGGAGGTCATCGCGGACGGCACTCCGGAGCAGCGCGACCGGGCCGGCCAGCTGCTGGCCCGCTTCCTGTTCTCGGGTCCGGCCCGGACCGGCCTGCTGCACGCCGACCCGCACCCCGGCAACTTCCGGCTGCTGCCCGGCGGCCCGCAGGGCGGGGACGACTGGCGGCTGGGCGTTTTGGACTTCGGCACCGTCGACCGGCTCCCGGGGGGCCTTCCGTCGCCGATCGGCGTCTCGCTGCGGCTGACCCTGGACGGTGACGCCGAGAGGGTCTACGAACTGCTGTGCGCGGAGGGGTTCGTCAGGGAGTCCCTGGAGCTGGATCCCGACGCGGTGCTCGACTACCTGTTGCCGATCATCGAGCCG
This is a stretch of genomic DNA from Streptomyces sp. TG1A-8. It encodes these proteins:
- a CDS encoding M48 family metallopeptidase, giving the protein MSADPPHRAGKPQRSTTSQPPGGSGPNTIEVRRSTRRRRTVSAYREGDRTVVLIPARMSAAEEQRWVTVMLGKLAAQESRRVLGDAELVERAGRLSAQYLGGRARPASVRWVTNQNTRWGSCTPAEGSIRLSHRLQGMPEYVVDYVLCHELAHLLVPGHGPDFWRLLEAYPRTERARGYLEGVVAAARLPHPPGTQEE
- a CDS encoding AIM24 family protein; translated protein: MNQPLAGHAPAPVRARMENHGSHMLKVAMQTGHDLLARVGSMVAYEGFIQYEPNPPAVRQIARDWVTGEGAPLMKCSGDGLLYLADYGADVVVINLNGDGISVNATNLLAFDAHLTWGVERVKGLAKFAGQGLWNTRISGQGWVALTSRGKPIVVDCGGGEDETYVDPDALVAWSPNLKVKGKRSFRAQSLIGRGSGEAYQMAFSGQGIVVVQPSEDSTDRLRFRG
- a CDS encoding AarF/ABC1/UbiB kinase family protein → MSDLPRKAVTRTAKLAALPLGFAGRATWGLGKRIVGESAEIVGRELQQRTAEQLFKVLGELKGGAMKFGQALSVFESALPEEVAGPYRAALTRLQEAAPPMPTRTVHGVLAQRLGAHWRELFLEFEDKPAAAASIGQVHRAVWHDGREVAVKVQYPGAGEALLSDLTQLSRFARLLGPLIPGMDIKPLIAELRDRVSEELDYALEAQAQEAHAREFADDPDVVVPAVVHQCEQVLVTEWIDGVPLSEVIADGTPEQRDRAGQLLARFLFSGPARTGLLHADPHPGNFRLLPGGPQGGDDWRLGVLDFGTVDRLPGGLPSPIGVSLRLTLDGDAERVYELLCAEGFVRESLELDPDAVLDYLLPIIEPARVEAFTFTRSWMRSQAARIADIRSPAYQLGKQLNLPPAYLLIHRVTLSTIGVLCQLGATVRLREELEEWLPGFVPADRVPPGESPVDEPAEEDPAAEA
- a CDS encoding TerD family protein, yielding MAREFQRGHKARISDLTAGTDLYVGVQISGPGLTFDISCFGLDADERLSDDRYFVFFNQPKTPEESVRLLGAQAGDTESFRVTLDRVPPHVRKLSFTATIDGAGRMSQVAPGYLRIVAGGEEVARYSFDGSEFSTERAVMLGDLYFKDGWRFAAVGQGFDGGLEALLKNFGGEVLEEEAPAAAEPPRTGAAPAFAPPAQAAAPPPFGAPAAPVPQPAAPGFAPPPGATPPPAPAPAPNVHAAPTVVAPLAPPPGTVPPAPFGRPPQQSSFGGAPSAPLPPGYGGQPAPDGPPGPPVPPGYGQQPPYGQAPGGGAAAHGVPQGSLQGGAGVTAALQRFKEAPTGQRWTQQNGKLVRVDLGVGGQPVLARQGSMVLYQGKVDFGYKGAGFAGRLVGNATGQEMQLMRCTGQGQVFLAENSAHLHPVELQGDAICVSAENVLAFDEGLQYEVRRIEGHGIPGGALFTMRFEGTGTLVVKTHGTPVVLPVTPTTFADCNAVVAWSAASQVIVSSQVRMRRNAYPGDTGESVNLQFRGAPGNFIVVQPYEV
- a CDS encoding SDR family oxidoreductase — its product is MSSPDPQVRAARNPSVPSAVRGPVVAVTGAATGVGALLTERLAASGEVRQVVAIDERRGECAAARWHILDVRDPAIADKLRGVDVVVHLALDLDLGSDAAARTAYNVRGTQTVLTAAAAAGVHRVVLCTSAMVYGALPDNELPLSEDAELRATAEATGVGDLLEVERLGRRAPRAHPGLNVTVVRPAVLVGGTDTALTRYFESPRLLVVAGSRPAWQFCHVEDLCGALEYAVLEKVDGELAVGCDGWLEQEEVEELSGIRRMELPSAVALGAAARLHRIGLTPSPAGDLAYTMYPWVVSGSRLHDAGWRPRWTNEEVLAELLEEVAGRHTVVGRRLGRKDATAAGAAGATVALLGAAAVVRRARKARRRL
- a CDS encoding AIM24 family protein, producing MQSPLFAHNDLQTQERWSLQNKQMLRVALEGHDDILARKGTMVAYQGLVEFDAEYRSNHQRRSRAHTGEGLDLMRCHGQGTVFLANLAQYVHLMDVEQDGLTVDSAYVLAMDSSLHHEVIAVDSLYGISGSGKYQLNITGRGKVALMTSGAPLLVQVTPDKYVNCDADAIVAWSTGLRVQMQAQTHSSGVWRRRGATGEGWELSFMGSGFALVQPSELLPPQHAQIGQGLAAQFGMGQHGARGQNQGNVWS
- a CDS encoding zinc-dependent metalloprotease, encoding MSDTPFGFGLPPEEPEDGDEGKKKERSGGGQGPGNPFGFGGLPGAGGFGGPGADNPLAAMFGSLNPTDLGAAFQQLGQMLSYEGGPVNWDMAKQIARQTVSQGTPDGVKDASVGPAERSAVQEAVRLANLWLDDATSLPSGAASAVAWSRAEWVEATLPAWQELVDPVAERVGAAMGDVLPEEMQAMAGPLIGMMRSMGGAMFGTQIGQAVGVLAGEVVGSTDIGLPLGPAGRSALLPANVEAFGKDLGVPREEVRLYLALREAAHQRLFAHVPWLRSHLFGAVDGYARGIKVDTAKLEDVVGQFDPQNPEQLQDALQQGMFQPEDTPEQKAALARLETALALVEGWVDAVVHAAAKPRLSSADALRETLRRRRATGGPAEQTFATLIGLELRPRRLRDASRLWASLTDARGVDGRDALWHHPDMLPTATDLDDPDGFVHREQLDFSELDKMLGEAADRPGPRKEDDGEPEDDGTQ
- a CDS encoding NUDIX hydrolase, which produces MSLYDDAVLVLKGHEGQDELRQAYLDHLGAHPDGMWKACSAGHLTASALVIDPGRGRVLLTLHRKLRMWLQMGGHCEPQDASLAAAALREATEESGIGELELLPGGPVRLDRHPIPPPCHFHFDVQYAALAPRDAEHAISDESLDVRWFAYDEVADVADASVVRLLDAARARL
- a CDS encoding TOMM precursor leader peptide-binding protein, with translation MHPMVKPALRRGWRDLHTVQFGMTPAHAMTLGPVDTATGSFLDLLNGTRGLPLLRAEGRRMDLPDGHVDALVERLGRAGLLDDARGGGPAADALREKEDVLERLRPDLASLSLTTSEPGAALGRLAARRSLRVQVRGAGRVGAVLASVLSGAGVGEVDVREAGRVEPWDVAPGGLPAESVGERRTDAARAAVRRAAPDRPPRRARPVRASAARPRATEETGFSLVVLAPRDGVAVQAPDPFAAEPLMASGTPHLYAGVVEGTGVVGPLVLPGETGCADCLHRERAERDPVWPRLVAQWRSGRARQVGPCDVALATTVAGLAAAHALAFLDGQSPSSAGARWEASLPGLDWHARPVRPHPACACGAARKSRAEHSPTGGEPRGTMAVQRPSTERRREAGAARPTGTRRAHV